A DNA window from Shewanella baltica contains the following coding sequences:
- a CDS encoding LysE family translocator — MQPETWLLYLLAIVLIGISPGPIAMLSMSHGIHFGKMRSMATGLGSVSAALVLMMASAAGLGAIISASEYGFTLLKWCGAAYLVFLGIKLLLTKNQDQPLEISQSKGKGTPRQLYQQAFLVGISNPKDLLFFAALFPQFINLAAPQLPQLMILAATWAIVDFSFVMIYASMANVLAPSLKASNKLHWFDRTSGGVFLTLAAILISRD, encoded by the coding sequence ATGCAACCCGAAACTTGGTTACTCTATCTCTTGGCCATTGTATTGATTGGGATCTCACCCGGCCCCATCGCTATGCTGTCTATGTCCCACGGGATCCATTTCGGTAAGATGCGCAGCATGGCCACTGGTCTTGGCAGTGTGAGTGCCGCATTAGTCTTGATGATGGCATCAGCGGCGGGATTAGGCGCCATTATCAGCGCCTCAGAATACGGTTTTACCCTGCTAAAATGGTGCGGTGCGGCCTATTTAGTGTTTTTAGGTATTAAGCTGTTGTTGACCAAAAACCAAGATCAGCCCCTTGAGATCAGCCAATCAAAAGGAAAAGGCACACCAAGGCAACTTTATCAGCAGGCGTTTCTAGTGGGGATCAGTAATCCCAAGGATTTACTGTTTTTTGCCGCGCTGTTTCCGCAATTTATCAATCTTGCCGCGCCGCAATTACCGCAACTTATGATACTGGCAGCCACTTGGGCAATAGTGGATTTTAGCTTTGTGATGATTTACGCCAGCATGGCCAATGTGCTTGCGCCCAGCCTAAAGGCGAGCAACAAGCTGCATTGGTTTGACAGAACCAGCGGCGGTGTATTTCTTACCTTAGCCGCGATTCTGATCAGTCGAGACTAA
- a CDS encoding DUF1090 domain-containing protein, producing the protein MQIKHGIYGVVISLALSATAWADETPKVGCAAKLEAISAELAQAKAAGNKHKVDGLEKAYYEVSTHCDDDSLYAERAAKVAALEEKLTERQNELAKAIEEGRSMDKINKKRNKVAEVELELAKARAELTQ; encoded by the coding sequence ATGCAGATTAAACATGGAATTTATGGCGTCGTTATTAGCTTGGCATTGAGCGCGACAGCATGGGCCGATGAAACCCCTAAAGTGGGCTGCGCGGCTAAGTTAGAAGCCATCAGTGCTGAACTAGCCCAAGCCAAAGCAGCGGGTAATAAACATAAAGTTGACGGGCTCGAAAAGGCCTATTACGAAGTCTCAACCCATTGTGATGACGACAGTTTATATGCCGAGCGCGCCGCCAAAGTTGCGGCTTTAGAAGAAAAACTGACTGAGCGCCAAAACGAGTTGGCTAAAGCCATAGAAGAAGGTCGTTCTATGGATAAAATCAATAAGAAACGCAATAAGGTCGCCGAAGTGGAATTGGAGCTTGCTAAGGCGCGAGCCGAGCTAACCCAATAA
- a CDS encoding TonB-dependent receptor, whose translation MSRYSSMLACLSFGLLSLSQPLQAAEYSTSKPLVMSDKSEKTANPSYIALMLDYIPAADNLYGITLAPYHFDNNYQQWGYYLGYARSRETDVIVPEPALSYRQESLFRLGLSYSLTADLSFYAGGSGYISTVSYTNNISPKIVDGKPTWEEDKTTRWGAEAGLRYRITEHFILSAGYNSSTESTVLSIGYAG comes from the coding sequence ATGAGTCGTTATTCATCTATGCTAGCCTGTCTCAGCTTTGGACTATTGAGCCTAAGCCAACCACTTCAAGCTGCCGAATATAGCACTTCGAAGCCATTGGTGATGTCAGATAAATCAGAGAAAACCGCCAATCCTTCTTATATCGCCCTCATGCTGGATTACATTCCCGCTGCAGACAACCTCTACGGCATTACATTAGCACCCTATCATTTCGATAATAATTACCAGCAATGGGGCTATTACCTCGGCTATGCCCGCAGCCGAGAAACCGATGTAATAGTGCCAGAACCAGCGCTGTCATATCGCCAAGAAAGCCTCTTTCGCTTAGGGTTAAGCTACAGCCTCACTGCCGACTTAAGCTTTTATGCGGGCGGCAGCGGCTATATCAGCACAGTGTCTTACACGAATAATATTTCACCCAAAATTGTCGATGGCAAGCCCACATGGGAAGAAGATAAAACCACCCGTTGGGGCGCAGAAGCTGGGCTAAGATACCGCATTACAGAACATTTCATCCTGAGCGCGGGCTATAACTCCAGTACAGAATCCACAGTTTTGAGCATAGGTTACGCGGGCTAA
- the yedF gene encoding sulfurtransferase-like selenium metabolism protein YedF, whose amino-acid sequence MNQYVPDYQLDMVGEPCPYPAVATLEAMPKLKPGEILEVISDCPQSINNIPLDAKNHGYKVLEIEQNGPTIRYLIQR is encoded by the coding sequence ATGAATCAATATGTTCCAGATTATCAACTCGATATGGTCGGTGAACCTTGCCCTTATCCTGCAGTGGCCACCCTTGAAGCTATGCCTAAGTTAAAGCCCGGTGAAATCCTCGAGGTGATCAGTGACTGTCCGCAGTCCATCAACAATATTCCTCTCGACGCTAAAAATCATGGTTATAAAGTGTTGGAAATTGAGCAGAATGGACCAACTATCCGTTATCTGATCCAGCGTTAG
- a CDS encoding mechanosensitive ion channel family protein translates to MDQEIRLEISAWLAGFGIDSQPSDGISTSIMIIACLLLAGIAYFIVRRVVIRAVNMVILRSKVTWDDVFMRYKVLEKLAMLVPAIVLNLLVPIALTEHQILSNLIDRLLSIWLVVLMIRAIYAGLDAVDEISDVNLVSRRLPVKSFVQLTKLFLFFVGIIVSISILADQSPVYFLSGLGVATGFVMLVFRDTILGFVAGIQLAANRMVSKGDWIQMDKYGADGAVEEVSLTTVKVRNWDKTITMIPAYALVSDAFRNWRGMSESGGRRIKRAVNIDINSIKFLSEEEHERLSKINCLKEYFPAKINEIREANARVSDLDMKVNGRHLTNVGTFRAYLQEYLQRHDKVHKDMTLMVRQLAPTTEGLPIEIYIFTNDTRWAFYEAIQADIFDHVFAILPEFGLQAFQAPTGNDIRSLKSVKVEG, encoded by the coding sequence GTGGATCAGGAAATAAGGCTCGAAATTTCGGCATGGCTAGCGGGCTTTGGGATTGATAGCCAACCCTCGGACGGCATATCAACCAGCATCATGATCATTGCCTGCTTACTGCTCGCGGGAATCGCTTATTTCATTGTTCGACGCGTGGTCATACGTGCGGTCAACATGGTGATCCTCCGCTCCAAAGTTACCTGGGACGACGTGTTCATGCGTTACAAGGTGCTCGAAAAGCTGGCCATGCTAGTGCCTGCAATCGTGCTCAATCTATTAGTGCCCATCGCCTTAACCGAACATCAAATCTTAAGTAATTTAATCGACCGGTTGCTGAGTATTTGGCTGGTGGTGCTGATGATCCGCGCTATTTATGCGGGTTTAGATGCGGTCGATGAAATTTCAGATGTCAATCTGGTGAGCCGACGTTTACCCGTTAAAAGCTTTGTGCAGTTAACTAAGCTGTTTTTATTTTTTGTCGGCATTATCGTTTCTATCTCCATCTTGGCCGATCAGTCCCCTGTGTACTTCCTTAGCGGCTTAGGTGTGGCGACGGGTTTTGTGATGTTAGTGTTCCGCGACACTATTTTAGGTTTTGTGGCGGGTATTCAGTTAGCAGCAAACCGCATGGTGAGCAAGGGCGACTGGATCCAGATGGACAAATATGGCGCCGACGGTGCGGTAGAAGAAGTCTCGCTGACCACAGTTAAAGTGCGTAACTGGGACAAAACCATCACTATGATCCCCGCCTATGCCTTAGTGTCGGATGCGTTTCGCAACTGGCGTGGTATGTCTGAGTCGGGTGGGCGTAGGATCAAACGCGCTGTTAATATCGACATCAACAGCATTAAGTTTTTGAGCGAGGAAGAGCACGAACGTCTCAGTAAGATCAATTGCTTAAAAGAATATTTCCCTGCCAAAATCAACGAAATCCGCGAGGCGAATGCCAGAGTCTCTGATCTTGATATGAAAGTGAATGGTCGCCATTTGACTAACGTCGGCACCTTCCGCGCTTACCTGCAGGAATACCTACAGCGTCACGATAAAGTGCACAAGGACATGACCCTAATGGTGCGTCAGCTCGCACCAACCACAGAGGGTCTACCAATCGAGATTTATATCTTCACTAACGATACTCGCTGGGCATTTTATGAAGCGATACAAGCAGATATCTTCGACCATGTTTTTGCAATATTGCCTGAGTTTGGTCTGCAGGCTTTCCAAGCGCCAACGGGTAACGATATTCGCAGCTTAAAATCGGTGAAGGTCGAGGGTTAG
- a CDS encoding M48 family metallopeptidase: MEQVITATAGNDNPIQMTEIVYSKEKSLFTLLAIISGIVWAALIIGTLGMALLYVLMFFIIYLFSHSAFISYLKGTAVEINAEQFPELHKQYLACCERLEMKEPPRAYLLAADGMLNALATRFLGRNYIVLFSSIVDALESDKDALNFYIGHELGHIRRNHIGKAPFLVFATWLPLVGAAYSRACEYTCDLHGLRCCNSLRSATNAVAVLAAGVEQWKRMNVDQYIRQARESSGFWMSLHELNGSYPWLTKRMARVDAKAQGTEYTPPSRSAWAFVFSLFMPRMGTAGGGLIIFAAIIGVAAAVALPAYKQYQEKMSAASSYEAPAATEATPAAMTVPDATLAIASIDQQHQALTPITDILVGYYQTNQAWPTELDALKLTDEQIATFNLYTDGIVGFVGSEALGDYQGYEVYLSPQVDEQSNITWVCSSSDIPDEYLPLDCQG, from the coding sequence ATGGAACAAGTTATTACCGCAACCGCAGGGAACGATAATCCGATTCAAATGACAGAAATTGTCTATTCGAAGGAAAAATCGCTATTCACTCTGTTAGCGATTATCTCAGGGATCGTCTGGGCAGCATTGATCATAGGTACTTTGGGCATGGCCCTGCTCTATGTGTTGATGTTTTTCATTATTTATCTTTTCAGCCACTCCGCTTTTATCAGCTACCTAAAAGGTACAGCTGTCGAAATCAATGCAGAGCAATTCCCTGAATTACATAAACAATACTTAGCATGCTGCGAACGTTTAGAAATGAAAGAGCCACCACGGGCTTACTTGTTGGCCGCCGATGGCATGCTCAACGCGCTGGCAACCCGCTTCCTCGGCCGTAACTATATCGTGTTGTTTTCATCGATTGTGGATGCGCTTGAGTCCGATAAAGATGCACTTAACTTCTATATCGGCCACGAATTAGGCCATATTCGCCGCAATCATATTGGCAAAGCACCCTTTTTAGTCTTCGCCACTTGGTTGCCTTTAGTGGGCGCGGCTTATTCTCGCGCCTGCGAATATACCTGTGATCTCCACGGGTTACGTTGCTGCAACAGCTTACGCTCTGCCACCAATGCCGTCGCCGTTTTAGCCGCTGGCGTAGAGCAATGGAAACGTATGAATGTAGATCAATATATCCGCCAAGCTCGCGAATCGAGTGGTTTTTGGATGTCACTGCACGAGCTTAACGGCAGCTATCCTTGGCTGACTAAGCGTATGGCAAGAGTCGACGCTAAAGCGCAGGGAACTGAATACACGCCGCCATCACGCAGTGCGTGGGCATTTGTATTTAGCCTCTTTATGCCACGCATGGGCACGGCAGGCGGTGGACTCATTATTTTTGCTGCGATTATTGGAGTTGCCGCCGCAGTTGCGTTGCCAGCATACAAGCAATATCAAGAAAAGATGAGTGCAGCCAGCAGCTATGAAGCCCCGGCTGCAACCGAAGCGACACCAGCAGCCATGACAGTGCCTGACGCGACACTCGCCATTGCCAGTATCGATCAGCAGCACCAAGCATTAACGCCGATCACCGACATCTTAGTTGGCTATTATCAAACCAACCAAGCATGGCCAACTGAATTAGATGCCCTAAAGCTGACGGACGAGCAGATTGCGACATTTAATTTGTACACAGATGGCATTGTCGGCTTTGTAGGAAGCGAAGCCCTCGGTGATTATCAAGGCTACGAAGTCTATCTTTCGCCACAAGTTGATGAGCAAAGCAATATCACTTGGGTTTGCAGCAGTAGCGACATTCCCGACGAATATCTGCCGCTAGATTGCCAAGGCTAA
- a CDS encoding DUF3157 family protein, which yields MQTSLRLSALSSLLLLTSSVMAADVAQITLENGAQVRLKDDFTWEYVITETKAAPNALAATAVSASSNIASVPSVALATQTVAAPVTTLTATAIAQPELLGSTGKDGIKVSFAEGQWKGDKLGLSFDLASTSNEHVTLVEVEASFFADNGTLLKTEKLEVWEAIFRMPETYLRKGEQRKSSVIWVEGIDKAQWQKQLINLKITEINSR from the coding sequence ATGCAAACTTCATTACGCCTTAGCGCACTTAGCTCATTGTTATTGCTAACATCATCGGTTATGGCCGCCGACGTAGCTCAAATCACCCTAGAAAATGGCGCCCAAGTCAGACTCAAAGACGACTTTACCTGGGAATATGTGATCACAGAAACCAAAGCTGCGCCCAATGCCTTAGCAGCGACGGCAGTGAGCGCCTCAAGCAATATTGCCAGCGTCCCAAGTGTTGCACTCGCCACTCAAACTGTAGCGGCGCCTGTCACCACCTTGACTGCCACCGCAATTGCCCAACCTGAGCTACTAGGCTCAACCGGTAAAGATGGCATCAAAGTCAGCTTTGCCGAAGGTCAATGGAAAGGCGATAAACTCGGACTCAGTTTCGATCTTGCCAGTACCAGCAATGAACACGTGACCTTAGTCGAAGTGGAAGCCAGCTTCTTCGCCGATAATGGCACTTTGCTCAAAACCGAAAAACTCGAAGTGTGGGAAGCTATTTTCCGCATGCCTGAAACCTATCTTCGCAAGGGCGAGCAGCGTAAAAGCAGCGTGATTTGGGTCGAAGGCATAGATAAAGCTCAATGGCAGAAGCAGTTAATTAACCTCAAGATCACTGAAATTAACTCCCGCTAA
- the yedE gene encoding selenium metabolism membrane protein YedE/FdhT, which translates to MTWQQFKQEYLVRFWAPMPAVIAAGILSTYYFGLTGTFWAVTGEFTRWGGHLLQFLGAEPETWGYFKVIGLQGSPLDRIDGMMIIGMFGGCIAAALWANNVKLRMPQSRIRIAQALIGGIIAGFGARLAMGCNLAAFFTGIPQFSLHAWFFALATAAGSYFGARFTLLPMFRIPVKLKKVNKATSIKQDENQARRRFRIGMLVFVGIVGWGLLTMFNAPKLGIALLCGVGFGLLIERAQICFTSAFRDMWITGRTHMAKAIILGMAVSAIGIYSYVQLGVPPKIMWAGPNAVIGGLLFGFGIVLAGGCETGWMYRAVEGQVHFWWVGLGNVLGSTLLAYYWDDLAQPLATNWDKVNLLTSFGDRGGLLLTYVLLGLSFGAMLLWEKRFFARKAKRDEQLLAEAA; encoded by the coding sequence ATGACATGGCAACAATTTAAACAAGAATATTTAGTCCGTTTTTGGGCACCTATGCCAGCGGTTATCGCTGCGGGTATCCTTTCTACTTACTATTTTGGTTTGACCGGAACCTTCTGGGCCGTTACTGGGGAATTCACTCGTTGGGGTGGTCATTTACTGCAGTTTTTAGGTGCAGAACCAGAAACTTGGGGCTATTTCAAAGTGATAGGTCTGCAGGGCTCTCCTCTAGATCGTATCGACGGCATGATGATTATCGGTATGTTTGGTGGTTGTATTGCTGCTGCGCTTTGGGCCAATAACGTCAAACTGCGTATGCCACAGAGCCGTATCCGTATTGCTCAGGCACTGATCGGCGGCATTATTGCTGGCTTTGGTGCCCGCTTGGCTATGGGTTGTAACCTTGCCGCCTTCTTCACGGGTATTCCTCAGTTCTCTTTACATGCTTGGTTTTTTGCCTTGGCGACCGCTGCGGGCTCTTACTTTGGTGCAAGGTTTACCTTACTGCCTATGTTCCGTATTCCGGTAAAGCTTAAGAAGGTGAATAAAGCGACTTCGATTAAGCAGGATGAAAATCAAGCCAGACGACGTTTTCGCATCGGTATGTTAGTGTTTGTCGGCATCGTCGGCTGGGGCTTATTGACTATGTTCAATGCGCCTAAACTCGGTATCGCATTGCTTTGCGGAGTTGGATTTGGTCTGTTAATTGAACGGGCGCAAATCTGCTTTACCTCAGCGTTCCGTGATATGTGGATCACTGGTCGTACTCATATGGCTAAGGCGATTATTCTCGGTATGGCGGTGAGTGCTATTGGCATTTATAGCTATGTGCAACTGGGGGTACCACCTAAAATTATGTGGGCGGGTCCTAATGCGGTGATCGGCGGCTTGCTTTTTGGTTTTGGTATTGTGCTTGCTGGTGGTTGTGAAACGGGCTGGATGTACCGTGCAGTCGAAGGCCAAGTGCATTTCTGGTGGGTCGGTTTAGGCAACGTGTTAGGTTCGACTTTACTGGCGTATTACTGGGATGACTTAGCTCAACCCTTAGCGACCAACTGGGACAAAGTGAATTTATTGACCAGCTTTGGTGATAGGGGCGGCTTATTGCTGACCTATGTGCTGCTGGGACTTTCCTTTGGCGCTATGTTGCTATGGGAAAAACGTTTCTTTGCTCGCAAGGCGAAGCGTGATGAACAATTGCTAGCGGAGGCGGCGTAA
- a CDS encoding M23 family metallopeptidase, with protein sequence MNFFKIRCAVLWIGRALSISAILALPSMASDMPTSQYHIDSDEIKMVNMPSVLLPFNNLMFLYGVDASQFDLADFIYVNAPDLIDKEEAITHWAGYYSINPKVILTLMEMQSQLISSPTAEALNRPLGALSDKQGFEEQLQDVLAQLSQRFYAYEESQLKGLYPSSTDAVNASSFALLALLNGRRIEQHAVMSGEHALGLDPFIEQFRLLFGNTDRELLMSSVVQNPPVADSTQSMQQVVPLASITASSLPPSNMLQMPWRQGYSWQSNGAHSHTGSGYPLSSIDVSYDWPQWGSPTYSVASAHGGTVNVLSRCQVRVTNANGWATNYYHMDQITVRNGQYVNQNTVMGIYANNKNAALCEGGSSTGPHLHFSLLKDGRHVSLQDVHLGQYRVNIGSYNYDNNCSRFNLFDVSNNRTMCAWAPLYNAGSL encoded by the coding sequence ATGAATTTTTTTAAAATACGTTGTGCGGTATTGTGGATAGGCCGCGCGTTAAGTATCTCCGCGATATTAGCGTTACCATCGATGGCATCTGATATGCCAACTAGCCAGTATCATATTGATTCAGATGAAATAAAAATGGTGAATATGCCTAGTGTGTTACTGCCATTTAATAATTTGATGTTTTTATATGGGGTAGATGCATCGCAGTTTGATTTAGCGGACTTTATTTACGTTAATGCCCCTGACTTAATTGATAAAGAAGAGGCTATTACGCATTGGGCTGGATATTATAGTATTAACCCCAAAGTCATACTGACTTTGATGGAAATGCAATCTCAGTTAATTTCGTCTCCGACAGCGGAAGCGCTTAACCGACCTTTGGGAGCATTATCGGATAAGCAGGGCTTTGAGGAACAACTTCAAGATGTATTGGCTCAGTTATCACAACGTTTTTATGCCTATGAAGAGTCTCAATTAAAAGGCCTATACCCGTCAAGTACCGACGCAGTTAATGCATCGAGTTTCGCATTATTGGCTTTGTTAAACGGTCGTAGGATAGAGCAGCATGCCGTTATGTCGGGTGAGCACGCTTTGGGATTGGACCCATTTATTGAGCAGTTTAGATTATTATTTGGCAATACTGACCGTGAGTTGTTAATGAGTTCCGTTGTTCAAAATCCGCCAGTAGCTGATTCGACTCAGTCGATGCAACAAGTCGTCCCATTGGCTAGTATCACCGCGAGCAGTCTGCCACCCAGTAACATGTTGCAAATGCCTTGGCGACAGGGCTATTCATGGCAATCCAATGGTGCCCATTCGCATACTGGGTCTGGCTATCCGCTATCATCAATCGATGTCTCCTACGATTGGCCGCAATGGGGCAGTCCGACGTATTCGGTTGCTTCAGCACATGGCGGGACTGTTAATGTGTTGTCTCGCTGCCAAGTACGGGTGACAAATGCTAACGGTTGGGCGACTAACTATTATCATATGGATCAAATTACAGTGCGTAATGGTCAATATGTAAATCAAAATACCGTGATGGGCATTTATGCAAATAATAAAAATGCAGCCTTGTGTGAAGGCGGGAGTTCAACTGGGCCCCATTTGCATTTTTCTTTATTAAAGGATGGCCGCCATGTGTCGTTGCAGGATGTACATTTGGGGCAATATAGAGTCAACATTGGTAGTTACAACTATGACAATAACTGTAGTCGTTTCAATCTGTTTGATGTAAGTAACAATCGTACAATGTGCGCTTGGGCGCCGCTGTATAATGCGGGAAGTCTCTAA
- a CDS encoding MliC family protein, whose translation MVKLINKMLNNRLGFTRYCAAVVMVSSLSTGAMAADAPSFNCAKVNAGSIEAMVCKDAGLSQLDNQLAEVYSQALEKAKNEQPPTLKAMQRGWVKGRNECWKSDDKHACIESSYQTRIAELQAQYRLVDMTGPVFYACDGNPANEVVVTYFKTEPATLIAEHGDSTSLMFVQPSGSGAKYQGRNESLWEHQGEAKVVWGYEAPEMTCKLVTK comes from the coding sequence ATGGTAAAGTTAATCAATAAGATGTTGAATAATCGACTGGGCTTCACTAGGTATTGCGCCGCCGTTGTGATGGTGAGTTCGTTAAGTACAGGCGCCATGGCGGCCGATGCGCCTTCCTTTAACTGCGCAAAAGTCAATGCGGGCAGTATCGAAGCTATGGTTTGTAAGGATGCGGGACTGAGCCAACTCGATAATCAGTTAGCTGAGGTTTACAGCCAAGCGCTTGAAAAAGCAAAAAATGAACAGCCACCGACTTTAAAAGCGATGCAGCGTGGTTGGGTGAAAGGCCGTAATGAGTGCTGGAAGAGCGACGATAAGCACGCGTGTATTGAATCTAGCTATCAAACCCGCATTGCCGAACTGCAGGCACAATATCGTTTAGTCGACATGACCGGCCCAGTGTTTTATGCCTGTGACGGCAATCCAGCTAACGAAGTGGTCGTGACTTATTTTAAAACCGAACCTGCCACCCTGATTGCTGAACATGGTGATAGTACTTCATTAATGTTTGTGCAACCCAGCGGCAGCGGCGCTAAGTATCAAGGCCGCAATGAAAGCCTATGGGAACATCAAGGCGAAGCTAAAGTGGTTTGGGGCTACGAAGCACCAGAAATGACCTGTAAACTGGTGACCAAATAG
- a CDS encoding DUF481 domain-containing protein, with amino-acid sequence MHNLISNPALYLAATLCSLSPLCLADTVFLLNGDKISGEIKEFNDQDLIIKTSYAPKIAIQRSAILSFEVSTPKPWSVGRSIQDISIQASEQHGMVLINHQQTPVDELRFSQRYADSAWNYNGSVESSLDVTKNKKNSQKLHVKGDITAETLQWRHNLKTEVRYETEDDVTKRNTFEGHYSLDYLINEHWLLRQEDFYQQDKLGIDSHSYYAALGPGYRFWGAGRDKLDFVVTYNHFWLGQQSFKLELNAWAASLNYKQYWFDGILESYADLQIAFPDIPAIDYISNSTLGLKYLLTQRIYLSFKYDFNDTKTVIGNTRDTSYTLGLGVNF; translated from the coding sequence ATGCATAATCTGATATCCAATCCAGCATTGTACCTTGCTGCTACGCTCTGTAGCCTCAGCCCCTTGTGCTTAGCCGATACGGTTTTCTTGCTCAATGGCGATAAAATTAGCGGTGAAATCAAAGAATTCAACGATCAAGATTTAATCATCAAAACCAGCTATGCCCCTAAGATTGCCATTCAGCGCAGTGCTATTCTCAGTTTTGAAGTCTCAACGCCTAAACCTTGGAGTGTCGGCCGCTCAATACAGGACATCAGTATTCAGGCTTCTGAACAACATGGCATGGTATTGATTAATCACCAACAAACCCCAGTGGATGAGCTGAGATTTTCCCAACGCTATGCGGACTCAGCTTGGAATTATAACGGCAGCGTAGAAAGCTCACTCGATGTCACTAAAAACAAGAAAAATAGCCAGAAGCTGCATGTCAAAGGGGATATCACGGCGGAAACCCTGCAATGGCGACACAATCTCAAGACCGAAGTGCGCTACGAGACCGAAGATGACGTGACAAAGCGCAACACCTTCGAAGGACATTATTCATTAGACTATCTGATCAATGAGCATTGGCTGTTACGTCAGGAAGATTTTTATCAACAAGATAAGCTCGGCATAGATAGCCATAGCTATTATGCAGCGCTCGGTCCTGGTTATCGTTTTTGGGGGGCTGGGCGCGATAAATTAGACTTCGTCGTAACCTACAACCATTTTTGGCTTGGACAACAGTCTTTTAAGCTAGAGCTTAACGCTTGGGCAGCATCGCTTAACTATAAACAATATTGGTTTGATGGCATTTTAGAGTCCTACGCCGATCTGCAAATTGCCTTCCCAGATATACCAGCGATTGATTACATCTCAAACTCGACCCTAGGGCTTAAATATCTGCTCACTCAGCGGATTTATTTGTCCTTTAAATATGACTTTAACGACACTAAAACCGTCATAGGCAATACGAGAGATACGAGCTACACCTTAGGATTAGGTGTGAATTTCTAA
- the fdhD gene encoding formate dehydrogenase accessory sulfurtransferase FdhD, whose product MEYHSHEVVTERSVVLLEHGHASELTDYLANEVRVALVYNGIAHTVMLASPQDLEAFAIGFTLSERIVSHINDIKGVELEFTSEGVLIQVEINQRCFMELKQQRRNMAGRTGCGLCGVAQLEEAVKPVMRVDSDARFDIEHLQVALGQIQDNQQHFKLTGATHAAMGLNHQGQIIAAYEDIGRHIALDKLIGAFSAQNVERPVAVLLTSRASFEMVQKAASANIQILFAMSAVTSLALELAEKSNITLIGFCRNGRATLYTHGYRLLGQQCVSLAKAI is encoded by the coding sequence ATGGAATATCATTCACATGAAGTGGTTACCGAAAGAAGCGTAGTCTTGTTAGAACATGGGCACGCATCTGAGCTGACTGACTACTTAGCTAATGAAGTGCGGGTCGCACTGGTCTATAACGGCATAGCGCATACCGTGATGTTGGCGAGTCCTCAAGATTTAGAAGCCTTCGCTATTGGTTTTACGTTATCTGAACGTATCGTTTCCCATATCAATGATATCAAAGGGGTGGAGCTCGAGTTCACCAGTGAAGGTGTGTTGATCCAAGTGGAAATCAACCAACGATGCTTTATGGAACTCAAGCAGCAAAGGCGGAATATGGCAGGACGCACAGGTTGTGGATTGTGCGGCGTCGCCCAGCTCGAAGAGGCCGTCAAGCCTGTGATGCGGGTGGACTCAGATGCCAGATTCGATATCGAACACTTACAGGTTGCACTTGGGCAAATTCAAGATAATCAACAACATTTTAAGCTGACGGGCGCCACTCATGCGGCCATGGGGCTTAACCATCAAGGACAGATCATCGCCGCCTATGAGGATATAGGCAGGCATATCGCACTAGACAAGCTAATTGGCGCCTTTTCCGCTCAAAATGTGGAACGTCCAGTGGCCGTATTGCTCACCAGTCGCGCGAGTTTTGAGATGGTGCAAAAGGCCGCTAGTGCCAATATCCAAATTCTGTTTGCTATGTCCGCCGTGACTTCACTGGCGTTGGAATTAGCAGAGAAAAGCAATATCACGCTTATCGGTTTTTGCCGTAATGGCAGGGCAACGCTTTACACCCACGGTTATCGCCTGTTGGGGCAGCAGTGTGTCAGCTTAGCTAAAGCCATTTAA
- a CDS encoding VOC family protein: MKQALVHIALVVRDYDEAIDFYVNKLKFELVEDTYQAEQDKRWVVVAPPGSKGASILLARASKPEQFDFIGNQAGGRVFLFLNTDDFWRDYRRMVADGVEFAREPQEQDYGTVAVFKDLYGNLWDLLQLNPNHVMAKRMS; encoded by the coding sequence ATGAAACAAGCTCTAGTGCATATCGCCTTGGTCGTAAGAGATTACGACGAGGCGATTGATTTTTATGTGAATAAATTAAAATTCGAATTAGTCGAAGACACTTATCAAGCCGAGCAAGATAAGCGCTGGGTCGTTGTTGCCCCACCGGGTTCTAAGGGCGCGTCTATTTTGTTAGCGCGGGCTTCTAAGCCAGAGCAGTTCGATTTTATTGGTAATCAAGCGGGTGGGCGGGTGTTCTTATTCTTGAATACCGATGATTTTTGGCGTGATTATCGCCGTATGGTCGCCGATGGCGTGGAGTTTGCGCGCGAGCCGCAAGAACAAGACTATGGCACAGTCGCCGTGTTTAAAGATCTCTACGGTAACTTATGGGATTTACTGCAATTGAATCCGAATCATGTCATGGCTAAGCGAATGAGTTAA